In Thermotoga sp. KOL6, the DNA window GAAATGGCTGGATACACAAGACACGCTGTAATCGTAGAGATTCTCGACGATCATGGAAATTCACACAACTTGGAACACGTTACCTACATTGCGAACAAACTTTCCATTCCGATGATCGAGATGAAAGACGTTTGGATTGAATTTGTAAGTAGGAAAGAGTTAATAACGGTGAAAGCAGAGGCATTTCTCCCAACAAGTTTTGGCGAATTCAAAATCGTCTCGTTTGAAAACCTCCTAGATGGAAAAGAACATTTTGCAATTGTGAAAGAACCGTTCGTTGAACCTGTACACGTAAGAATTCACTCAGAATGCGTAACTGGAGACGTTCTATCATCGCTCAGATGCGATTGTGGTTCGCAGCTTGAAAGTTTTCTAAGACATCTTTCAAACCAGGGCGGTGTGTTGATCTATTTGAGACAGGAAGGAAGAGGCATCGGTCTTTCAAATAAAGTGAAGGCATACCGTTTCCAAGATGAGGGAATGGACACTGTGGAAGCTAACAAAGCTCTGGGGTTTTCAGAAGATGAAAGAGACTACGCCGCGGCTGCCCAAATCTTGAGGGCTTTAGGAATAAAGAATGTGATTCTCCACACCAACAATCCGAGAAAGATACAAGAACTAGAGAGATACGGAATCGAAATCGCAGGAACAAGGAATTTGTATGGGAGAGTAACGGAATACAACAAGTTTTATCTGCTTTCCAAGATGGTAAAGCTCGGCCACAGATTGGAAGATGCTCTTAGGGAGGTGTTTCAATAATGGTGATTCAAGGCGGTTACAACGGAGAGGGCCTGAAAGTAGCCATTGTAGTTCCAAGGTTCAACGATCTTGTCACATCCAAACTTCTTGAAGGAGCGTTGGATGGCCTTATGAGACACGGAGTGTCAGAAAAAGATATCACTGTTGTGAAGATCCCAGGAAGTATGGAAGCGATTTACACCTTGAGAAAACTCTTAGACCTCGAACTACACGATGCTATAATTGTTCTCGGTGCTGTGATAAGAGGTGAAACGTATCATTTCAACGTTGTAGCAAACGAGATAGGAAAAGCAGTGGCACAATTTAATATGAAATCCGATATACCCATAGTATTCGGTGTTCTAACCACCGACACTTTAGAGCAAGCTCTCAACAGAGCAGGAGCCAAAAGCGGAAACAAAGGATTTGAAGCCGCAATGGTGGCGATCGAAATGGCAAACTTGAGAAAACAACTCAGGAGGGACCTCTTTGAGACATCTAATAGCAACGGCAGGGAACGGTAGGATAGAGAATTTTCTAAAAAATGACTGGTACAAATCACTCAAAGAAAACGTCGATTTGTCGAAGACAGATGTTTTAGTCATAGATTACGGATTGAACAGTGTACCCGAAGGAGTGATCGTTTTCAAAGCTGTTGAGCGTGATGGTCTCATAAACAACACGAGGTTTTTAAATCTCGCCCTGTTCTTGGAAGAACATCCCGAATACGATCAAATCCTTTTTTGTGATGGTGGAGATGTGATCTTCCAGAAAGATATATCTCACCTCTTCGAAGAACACAGAGATTCTTTTCGCGCGGTCATAGAACGATTGAGCCCTCCCATAGATCTTCTCGTGAAAGAGGAAGACCTCATAGATGGAGAGGAAATAAAATCTTTTCTCTCAAAAAAAAGGCTCTTCAACGTTGGGGTGATCTTGGCTCCAAGAGATGGATTTCTCAAATTAGCAGCTGAGATGAAGAAACGATTGAGAAACATGAATGTTTGGGGCGGAGACACCGTGATAGGGAATTACGTGATTTACAAGAATCGTCACGTTGTACTTCCACCGAAATACAACTTCATTCCATCAACAGCTCGCGAGAGATTCTATGTTAAGAACTCAAAATTCTATCTCTGGAATGGTGAGTTGATACCGATAGTCCACAACGCAGGAAGGTACAAAGTTTTAAGGCCTATTGTTAACTTTGGATACGGCGAAGGAAAAAACAAGATAAACAGAATAAACGTATGGCTTTTCAAAGTGTTGTTCAGCTTGGCAAACTTGTTCAAAAGAAAATGAGGGGGCTGGCCCCCCTCATTTCGATATCAAGTATCTCAACGCATCGAGTTCGTCTCCCACAAGTAGGATACCGCCCTCGATAGATTTGTAAACCTCCATGGTTCTCCAAAATTCGTAGAAATCCTTATCCTTCGAGAAAATCTCTGCGTATATCTTCACCGCACTTGCCTCTCCCGTACCCTTTATCTGCTCTGCTTTACTCTGCGCCTCTGCTATTAAGACCTTGGCCGTTTTGTCCGCCTCTGCGCGTATTTTTCTCGCTTCTTTTTCACCCTCTGCTCTGATCTGGGCTGCGATACTGTACCTTTCTGCCCTCATTCTTTCATACACAGCCGCTTCGTTTTCCTCTGGAAGATCCGCATGTTTCACCCTTACGTCCACCACCTCTATTCCGAATTCCTTGAGATCTTCTCTGGAGAGTTCCGTCACTTTCTTCAGAAGATCTTCTCTCTTTTCAGAAATGATTTCATCGAAATTTGCTTTCGCGAAAATGTTTCTGACGTGGGAGTAC includes these proteins:
- a CDS encoding bifunctional 3,4-dihydroxy-2-butanone-4-phosphate synthase/GTP cyclohydrolase II, with translation MEKLKEAFENKKPVILLDRERENEADFIFPARIITPEIVNLFVSYGKGLFCVTVDEEDLLKRGFPKLPSNYNANYFLSVDWGTGTGISTVERAETCRKVAEGRYFYEFRYPGHVTVIGGVGFQKRRGHTEASLEIAEMAGYTRHAVIVEILDDHGNSHNLEHVTYIANKLSIPMIEMKDVWIEFVSRKELITVKAEAFLPTSFGEFKIVSFENLLDGKEHFAIVKEPFVEPVHVRIHSECVTGDVLSSLRCDCGSQLESFLRHLSNQGGVLIYLRQEGRGIGLSNKVKAYRFQDEGMDTVEANKALGFSEDERDYAAAAQILRALGIKNVILHTNNPRKIQELERYGIEIAGTRNLYGRVTEYNKFYLLSKMVKLGHRLEDALREVFQ
- the ribH gene encoding 6,7-dimethyl-8-ribityllumazine synthase, with the protein product MMVIQGGYNGEGLKVAIVVPRFNDLVTSKLLEGALDGLMRHGVSEKDITVVKIPGSMEAIYTLRKLLDLELHDAIIVLGAVIRGETYHFNVVANEIGKAVAQFNMKSDIPIVFGVLTTDTLEQALNRAGAKSGNKGFEAAMVAIEMANLRKQLRRDLFETSNSNGRER
- the hflC gene encoding protease modulator HflC, with the protein product MKVWVLSLLIVLIVIGVILASSAFYVLDQTQQAVVLRFGKIVAVETEPGVHFKQPFVDNVVRFDKRILLYDIEPEKIIAADKKTLVIDTYVLWKIKDPEAFIRSLKNVNLALPRIDDVVYSHVRNIFAKANFDEIISEKREDLLKKVTELSREDLKEFGIEVVDVRVKHADLPEENEAAVYERMRAERYSIAAQIRAEGEKEARKIRAEADKTAKVLIAEAQSKAEQIKGTGEASAVKIYAEIFSKDKDFYEFWRTMEVYKSIEGGILLVGDELDALRYLISK